The nucleotide sequence TTGCTGACTTCGGCACTCCTGATTTTTTCAAGTTCAGGGGTAACGGTGATTTTGTGCGCACAGCCACTGAAAAACAATAGGACGGACAATGAAAAAAATAAATGAGTGTATTTCATCTAAAGAGCCTTATGAATAAGTTTTTGTTGGGCATCGTTTCACCTTTCAGTCTATGTGGTATTAACAGTATATGCCTCTTTTTGTCGGCAAAATACATTTTGTATAACACATTATCATATTATTAACTATCTTAAAGTTTTTATTTGGATTGGGATCGTATGGCAGATGTTCGGTGAAATGGGAATTTGGAGGATGAGTGCAGACAGAATGTAGTTTTATTTTTTATATAAAGAAGATAAAGAGTAAAGCTGTATAGATGTTGGGGGAGTGGTGCGGACGAGAGGACTTGAACCTCCACACCTTTTGGGCACCAGATCCTAAGTCTGGCGTGTCTACCAATTCCACCACGTCCGCGTGGGAATGTTAAATGTATCTCTTGTTTTCGGAAGAAAACAAAAGCTTTAATGCCATAGCGGCAAGCGTAGAAAATCGGGCTTTGCACGGTTTTCGTTTTCAATAAGTGGTACGCCCTGCAGGATTCGAACCTGCGACCGATGCCTTAGAAGGGCATTGCTCTATCCAGCTGAGCTAAGAGCGCATCTATGATGGGAAACCCCGGTGGTGCGCCCGAAAGGATTCGAACCTTTAACCGTCGGATCCGAAGTCCGATACTCTATCCAGTTGAGCCACGGGCGCTTCCATAGTGAAAAAACGTATGGTGTATCAAAAAAAATCTATCGGGAATGTTGTCAAAACATGGGGTGGGTAATGGGGTTCGAACCCACGACCCCCAGTGCCACAAACTGGTGCTCTAACCGACTGAGCTATACCCACCATGAAGAATGTTGTAGAGGTGGTCGGGGTGAAAGGACTCGAACCTTCGGCCCCTTGGTCCCAAACCAAGTACTCTAACCATACTGAGCTACACCCCGACCTTGTCACCTCACACGGATAATCCGGATAAGTGAGGCGAAATTATAACCGATGTTAAGCCTGTTGTCAATACTTTTTTGCTTAAATAGATCGGTAAACAAAGAAGACAGGACACCCTGATGAAGATAGCACGCTTTAGCCGTATAGGATTCATTCTCGCCGCCGCCGGAAGTGCGGTCGGGCTTGGGAATATCTGGAAATTTCCCTACATTACGGGGGAATACGGCGGCGGCGCCTTCGTCATGGTTTACCTTTTTACGGTCATGCTCATCGGCTTCTCCATCATGATTGCCGAGCTGCTCATAGGGTTTCTCAGCCGCCGGGATGCTTTGACGGCGTTTGAAGAGCTGGCACCGCGCCATAAGGAGGCGTGGAAATGGGGCGGGTTGATGGCCTTTTCCGGGCTGCTCATCATGACCTTCTACTCCGTGGTAATCGGCTGGATCTTCAACTACATCTTCGTCTCGCTCGGCAATCTGCCCTCTTCGCCGGAGGAAGCGGCGGGGCTTTTTAAGACGATGGTGGGCTCGGACATCAAAACCCAGATCTTCTACCATACGCTTGCCTTCGCCATCATCACTGCCATTATCATCCGCGGGATCAAGGGGGGTATCGAGCGGCTGAATCTGGTCCTGATGCCGATGCTCTTTCTCATTGTCGGCGGGATGTTCCTCTACGCGACGACCCAGGCGGGTTTTTCGCAGGCGTGGGACTTTATGTTCAGTGTCGACTGGAGCAAACTTAATTCCGAAGCCTTTGTGACTGCCGTCGGACACGCCTTCTTCACCCTCTCGCTCGGAATGGGCGCGCTGCTGACCTACTCCGCCTCCCTCCCCAAGGAGAGCAGCCTTGTCAAAAGTGCCCTTGTCGTCGTGGCCCTCGATACGGGCATCGCTCTGCTGGCAGGGCTGATGCTCTTCACCTTCCTCTACCAGTACGGTGCGGAACCTTCCGCCGGTCCGGGCCTCGTCTTTATTTCGCTGCCGGCGGTCTTTTACGAGATGGGGACGCTGGGCAACGTCTTCGCGGTGCTCTTTTTTATCTCCCTTGCCTTCGCCGGGCTCACCTCCGCCGTCTCCCTCGTCGAACCGATGGTGCAGCTGGCCATAGACCGTTTCGGCTGGAGCCGTTTCAAGGCCTCGGCGACAATGGGGCTGTTCTTCTACCTTGTCGGCATCGTCGTCATCTACTCGAACAGCAGCGACTACGGTGCGATGCTTACCTGGGGCGGCAAGAATCTCTTCGACTGGGTCGACTATATCACCGCCTCGATCCTGCTTCCGACCGGCGGACTGATCATGGCGATTTTTATCGGCTACGTCATCGAACCCGGCCGCGTCGAAGCGGCGGTGAAGCGGCAGATGGGCTTTGCCTACGGCATCTGGCATTTCAGCCTGCGCTACATCGCCCCGGTGGCGCTTGTCGTCGTCATGCTGAACATGATGGGTATTTTGAAGTTATAGAAGGGGCTTAGTAAAGCGCCGTGAAGCGTTCGGCGGTTTCCCAGTCGAGTTTCGCATCCTTGTGCGCAAGAAAGTGGGCGATGTAGCGGGCGAACATATCCGTTTCGATATTCACTTTCGTACCGCCGATGTAACTGCCGAAGAGGGTCTCGCGCATTGTAATGGGAATGATCGTGAGGCGGAAACTGCTTTCGTAAACGTCATTGACGGTGAGGCTGACGCCGTCAATGGCAATGGAGCCCTTGGGGACGATGTAGGGGATGAACTTCTTGTCGACATCGATGACGACGTCGTAGCTGTTGCCGTTATCGGTGATGCTTTTGACGGTGCCGACGGTGTCCACGTGCCCCTGGACGATATGCCCCTCCAGCCGGTCGCCGAACTGCATGGCCGGTTCGATATGCACGCGCCCTTTGAGGTTTTCGGTGGCGATGATCCCCTGCGTTTCGGGGGAGAGCTCGACGGTGAAACCGTCGCTTTCCAGGGAGACGACGCTGAGGCAGGCGCCGTTGATGGCAACGGAGTCGCCGAGTTTCGGACGGTAGGCGGCCTTGAGGCTCAGGCGCTCTCCGCCATACCTCTTTACCGTCGCCATCTCCCGGATCAACCCTGTGAACATTATGCGTTGCCTCCAAATTTATAATTCCATATTGTACCTAGTCCATGATTGATTTTAATTTCAGGCCAGCCTAAGTGCCTTTTTAATGTTTGGGGAATAGCATTAAAGTTAATATATGTTCAAAAGGACTGTCATGCGTTTATTGATATTGCCATTGTTGGCCGCTACTATGACAATATGGTTTGCAGGTTGTGGTAGTGGGGATTCTACTGAATCGACAAGTCCAGACGGTGCTCCATTGAATGTATTGTCAATGTCGCCTGACGGCAATGCAACGGGTATCGTGCCTGATACGAATATTTCTGTAACCTTCAGTGCTCTAATCAGTGCAGCAACCATCAATGCAACAAGCTTTGAAATTCAAGACGAGAGTAATAGCAGTGTTGTGGGGAACATTGTCGTTAATGGAGCTAAAGCGATATTTGATCCGGTCGGGGACTTGTCATTTGGAACAAAATATACGGGGATACTTACAACACAAGTTACCGATGTACAGGGCAATCCGCTTGCACACACATTCAGGTGGAGTTTCACAACGATAATTGCACCGGTTCTTTTCAAAACAGGTCAGACGAAAAGCTATGATGAAAACGGTATCGAAGTGATTGATAGCTCTCTCAAAGATGATGGTTACTACCAAAAAGGAGATGATCATAATTATTCCCGAGACAACGCCAACGAGATCGTCACTGACCATAGCAGCGGGCTGATGTGGCAGGATGACGCCAATGTTACCAGTGTTTCGAAACCCTGGTTGACCAGTTCAAATGCTCTTTTATGCTCGGATTCCGGTGACGCAACATCGTCATCTTGTCTTGATACCTCCGGGGATACGGCTGCAACTTATTGCGAAAATCTTACCCTAGGTGGGTTTACTGATTGGCGGCTGCCGACACTCAAGGAATTGGAAGGCTTGAGTGATTTTGGCATTTATAATCCAGCTTTGGGCCCGGTGTTTCAACATGTTGTGAGCACAGAAAGTTTTTCCATTTATTGGTCTTCTACATCGTATGTGTATTTTCCAAATTTTGCATTGGGGATAAATTTCTATCATGGGGGTTCGACAAATAATTACAAAGATGCCGACGGATTCATCCGGTGTGTAAGAGTCAAGCAGTAATTTTCTCTCCATATCCCGGCAATTACATTTGTTGAATAGTGTTATGGGTTTATGCGAAGTTATAAATCCCGATCAATAAGGTAGGAAAAATGAAACGAATTCTTTTGATTTTGAGTGTTTTCATAACAGTGTCGCAAGCTGATTTCAGCCGCGATGCAGACGGTATAGTCACCGACAATATTACAGGTTTGCAATGGCAGGATAACGGCAGTGGCGGTACGCGAAATTGGCGTGGTGCCATCGATTACTGTGAGTCACTTGTCCTCGGCAGTTTCAGCGATTGGAGGCTGCCAAATATTAATGAACTGTTTTCAATTGTTGAAAATACACACCACAATCCAGCCATGGACCCTGTTTTTGAAATGTTAACGGGGGGATATTACTGGTCTTCCACGTCCAGCGCTGTTCTCCCTAGTAGTGCTTTGAGCATTTATTTTGATGATGGCGCCATGTGGAGTGTTGATAAGGTTAGTGGGGATGTTTTGAGTCACTACGGCTATACTAGGTGTGTAAGAGGCGGGAAGTGAATTGAGAGCTGAAGAAAAGAATCGTTAAAAAACGATTTTCCCTTCGTCCTGAAGCCCCTTGATGATCTCTTTGGCTTTCTCGTGCCCGTTATAGGCGGCTTTGCGGCACCACTCGAGCGCCTTGTCGTGGTCCTCTTCGACGCCGAGCCCCTGGTCGTAGAGGAGGCCGAGGTTGAACTGCGCCTGCGCGAGTCCCGCCTCTGCGGCGCGGGAGAAGCAGACGTAGGCACGCCCGAAGTCCTGGCGGACGCCGTGGCCCTCCTTGTAGAAGACGCCGAGGTTGTTGAAGGCTTCGCGGTGGCCGCGCTTGGCGGCTTCTTCGTACCAGAAGGCGGCTTCCGAGTAGTTCTGGATGCAGCCCAGTCCCCGTTCGAGCATCATTGCCGTTTCGTACATCGCCTGCGGGACTTCGTGAATGGCGGCTTCAAGGTAGTATTCGTGGGCTTTGAACTGGTCGTGGGCAACGCCGCCGAGGCCGTTTGCATAGAGGATGGCGAGGTTGAAGAGCGCGTAGGGCTGTTTCTGTTCGGCGGCTTTTCCGTACCATTTCAGCGCCGCGGCATCATCGACCGCCGTGCCCTGTCCCTGCTGGTACATGTAGCCTAAAGAGGCCTGCGCATCCGCGTTCCCGGCCTCGGCGAGGTCGCTGTAGAGTGTGAAGGCGGTGGCAAAATCCTGCTCGTTGTAGGCGTTGTGGGCTTCTTGAATCATGAACAAATCCCGGGAATTTTTCCGCGATTGTAGATTAAGGCGGTTTAAGGAGGGGTTAGTCCGGGGCGTTAACGCCGGACTTTACGGTTACCGCGGTTTTTCTCCTTGAGTCGGGTAATAACATCCTTGAGACGCTCTTTTTCCGCGAGCAGTTCGTCGCGGACCAGGTGCTCCTCACCGCCGTCCACTTCCGGGTCATACTCCATCACTTCGGGCTCGTAATCTTTGTAGGGATCGTTTTGGGGTGTTTTATTTTCCTTGCTCATAATTATTATTTTAAAAGGCGGAGGCTTAGATTCGCCAAAAACGAAAAGACTACAATTGTTTTTAACCGAAGGGCGTTTCGTAAAGGGTCGCTGCCGTTCACGTTATGCTCACGTTTTTACACTATACTATCTTCTACAGAGAAAGGAGATCCCATGCGAAGTTTTCTCATCGTAGCGACGGCACTGATGCTCGTGCTCGGCGGTTGTGCCGGACGCCAGGGGGCCGATTACGACGGCCGGACCTACCGGCAGGTGAAGCATTACCTTGTGGGCGTGGTGGTAGAGGAGCGGCCGGTTCGGATCTCCGATGACGGTTCGGGGGCCTTTGTCGGCGCACTGATCGGGGCCATTTTCGGCTCGGCGATCGGCCGCGGGCACGGTCGCGGGATTGCGACGCTGGGCGGCGGACTGGCCGGTGCCTACGTCGGCGGCGCGGCGGGGCAGTCCAATGCCCAGGAGCTGACCGTGCGGCTCGACAGCGGGGAACATATCGTCATCGTCGCCAAGGGCGAGCTCCGCTTCCTCCCCGGCGACCGCGTCAAGATCATCAAGCAGGGCAACATGGTCGAACGGGTCGACCGCCTGCCCAACTACCCCTACTGATCGCGGCGGCACGCCGCCATGATCCGCTCCCACTCCGTATCGAACATCTTGTCGATATAGGCGCGGTGGTGGGGCACCGTACAGCCGGAGCAGTCCTGGTGGACGGCGTCGCCGTAGACACCTTCCTTCCCATCCTTTGAGGCGATCGCGCAGCTGCTGTAGACCGTTTTGCCTTCACGCCATTCCATCCCCGCATCGCTGAAACGGAAATTGGGGCAGGCGCAGAGATAGCAGTTGAGCCCCTCCATATCGTGACACTTTTTCTTTTCCGCGTAGAGCGGGCAGAAGTCCGGCTCGGCCGCCACCATATTCTCAAAATCGAAATAGTCGATGATCTCCGCTTTGCCGAAGCCGCGGGCCAGCAGTTTCTCCATGATCGCCCTGTGTTTCTCGGCATGGGCATCGAACCACTCCATATAGGTCATGCCCCTCTCCTTTTCGCGGGATGGAAGGCCCGGTAGAGATAGTAGATGACCATGATTTCCGCGACCAGCAGCACGTAGTGTACGAGGTAGACCTGTGCCTGGCTTTCATCGATGCCTGCGGCGTACTCCACCGTCTTGTAAAAGAGAAACGAAACAAGCATCCCGGCGAGATAGCCTGCCTGCTTGTAGACATCGAGATAGGTCAGGGCTTTGGCTTTTTCGATCAGGATCGTCTCCGCACGCACCAGGTAGGAACCGAAGGCGAAGGTAAGCTGGTAGCCGGCATAGACGAAGAGTGCGCTCGCATAGCTGTACGAAAAGAGCAGGAAGTAAATCACGAGAAGAAGCATGACGATTTCGACGGCGAGGGAGATGCGCCAGAACCAGGTCCGG is from Sulfurimonas sp. HSL-1656 and encodes:
- a CDS encoding DUF1566 domain-containing protein, producing MRLLILPLLAATMTIWFAGCGSGDSTESTSPDGAPLNVLSMSPDGNATGIVPDTNISVTFSALISAATINATSFEIQDESNSSVVGNIVVNGAKAIFDPVGDLSFGTKYTGILTTQVTDVQGNPLAHTFRWSFTTIIAPVLFKTGQTKSYDENGIEVIDSSLKDDGYYQKGDDHNYSRDNANEIVTDHSSGLMWQDDANVTSVSKPWLTSSNALLCSDSGDATSSSCLDTSGDTAATYCENLTLGGFTDWRLPTLKELEGLSDFGIYNPALGPVFQHVVSTESFSIYWSSTSYVYFPNFALGINFYHGGSTNNYKDADGFIRCVRVKQ
- a CDS encoding sodium-dependent transporter, coding for MKIARFSRIGFILAAAGSAVGLGNIWKFPYITGEYGGGAFVMVYLFTVMLIGFSIMIAELLIGFLSRRDALTAFEELAPRHKEAWKWGGLMAFSGLLIMTFYSVVIGWIFNYIFVSLGNLPSSPEEAAGLFKTMVGSDIKTQIFYHTLAFAIITAIIIRGIKGGIERLNLVLMPMLFLIVGGMFLYATTQAGFSQAWDFMFSVDWSKLNSEAFVTAVGHAFFTLSLGMGALLTYSASLPKESSLVKSALVVVALDTGIALLAGLMLFTFLYQYGAEPSAGPGLVFISLPAVFYEMGTLGNVFAVLFFISLAFAGLTSAVSLVEPMVQLAIDRFGWSRFKASATMGLFFYLVGIVVIYSNSSDYGAMLTWGGKNLFDWVDYITASILLPTGGLIMAIFIGYVIEPGRVEAAVKRQMGFAYGIWHFSLRYIAPVALVVVMLNMMGILKL
- the ribE gene encoding riboflavin synthase, with the protein product MFTGLIREMATVKRYGGERLSLKAAYRPKLGDSVAINGACLSVVSLESDGFTVELSPETQGIIATENLKGRVHIEPAMQFGDRLEGHIVQGHVDTVGTVKSITDNGNSYDVVIDVDKKFIPYIVPKGSIAIDGVSLTVNDVYESSFRLTIIPITMRETLFGSYIGGTKVNIETDMFARYIAHFLAHKDAKLDWETAERFTALY
- a CDS encoding glycine zipper 2TM domain-containing protein produces the protein MRSFLIVATALMLVLGGCAGRQGADYDGRTYRQVKHYLVGVVVEERPVRISDDGSGAFVGALIGAIFGSAIGRGHGRGIATLGGGLAGAYVGGAAGQSNAQELTVRLDSGEHIVIVAKGELRFLPGDRVKIIKQGNMVERVDRLPNYPY
- a CDS encoding DUF1566 domain-containing protein, with protein sequence MKRILLILSVFITVSQADFSRDADGIVTDNITGLQWQDNGSGGTRNWRGAIDYCESLVLGSFSDWRLPNINELFSIVENTHHNPAMDPVFEMLTGGYYWSSTSSAVLPSSALSIYFDDGAMWSVDKVSGDVLSHYGYTRCVRGGK
- a CDS encoding tetratricopeptide repeat protein, which gives rise to MIQEAHNAYNEQDFATAFTLYSDLAEAGNADAQASLGYMYQQGQGTAVDDAAALKWYGKAAEQKQPYALFNLAILYANGLGGVAHDQFKAHEYYLEAAIHEVPQAMYETAMMLERGLGCIQNYSEAAFWYEEAAKRGHREAFNNLGVFYKEGHGVRQDFGRAYVCFSRAAEAGLAQAQFNLGLLYDQGLGVEEDHDKALEWCRKAAYNGHEKAKEIIKGLQDEGKIVF